The window ATATCAAGAAATTTTCCTTCTGTTTCATCTGGAATAAGTTCAACAACATTGGATTGCTTGAAAGTAGAATCCATGAACAAATGAAAATTATATGGAGGAATAACCTTTCTTTTTCGCGCTGATTGAGGGAACAGATCAGaattaattcattaaaaaaaaaaaactacaataGCACTAAATAGTAAATTGTTTGGAATAACCTTTCTTTTTCATCCTGATTGAAGGAGCAGATCAGAATTCATTCATAAAAAAACACTAAATAGCAAAATCTCAATTATTtggaatttaaatatttaattataattttaaatgaaaTCTTCTTAcatttttcttttatatcttaATAATAAGCTCACCTCATTTATTGAATGGactgataaaaatatcaaatgaaaAATCAACATTGCTTTGGTGACTGATAATAAATCCTTCAAATTAAATTTAATGACTCTTTCATTTACTGATGACCCTAATTTGTCAAACCGGTTTCGATCATTTTCACTATCTCACTATTTATTTGTTCTTTCATAGATTCTTTTACTCATTAGTCAATCTGAATTTGAATTCTCATGGTGATTAAAATTATTACATATAAGTTGAGTCCAACCCCTTCTCACTCCATTGTTTACTGACCATATGTTCTCCTCCCAAGTTTCACTCaattattagagagagagagagagagagagagagagttgtgtcTGTGTGTGTATGAAATGGTCGTTGGTCAGTGCGGGCTTCGAAGCCGTGACTGCAGCCTCCGCCCGGCCTTTCCCGTCTCTTCCACCAAACCTAACACAGCACACCACGAAGGGCCGTTTCTTTGGGGACTACTGCTACAACTACTACTCCCCCACTCTCTGCGCTCCTCCAGGTTACGATGACATTCTCCACCACCATATCGCAATGCCTCCTTCAAACCCCACCAAATCCctgcccctcttcctcctcctcgtcttccttctcctcctttgcGTCTCCACCCCGCCGTCGGTCGTCGCCTCCTCCCCCCCTTTCTCCACCGTCGCCGTCTCCCATTCCTCCAACGTCACCTTAGTCTGTGCCCTCGTGCCGTCGGCTGTCGCCTACAAGTACGACATCTGCTGCACCAACGCCTCCAACCGGAGCCAGAGCAGGCTGTACGAATCCCCGGAGACGCCCTACGCCGCGGTCGCCGCGGGCAATGGCTTCCTTTGCGGCCTTACCGTGCCGGCCGATGGTTCCAACGCCACCATGCGGTGGTGGGCCTTCCATGAAAATGAGATCTACGAGAAGCGGGTCTACTGGGGGACGCCGCTCACGGCGCTCGCCTCCGGCGACAACCACGTCTGCGGCCTGATCGGCGGGGCGCACCGGCCTCGGTGCTGGCGGTGGGAGGAGATGCGGGTCCCCGCCGGGATGAACTTCTCCGAGATCGCCGTGGGGCGGAACTTCGTGTGCGGGCGGCTGGGATGCGGCGCCATCCGGTGCTTCGGGAACGATACGGTGGTCGTCAGGAAGGTGCCGGTCGGCAACTTCAGCATGGTCGCCGCGGGGAGCCGGCACGCCTGTGGAGTCTTCGACGATGGCCGGCTGACCTGCTGGGGCACGGGGGCTCCGGAAGTGCCTTCCGATCCCCTCGACATCGTATCCATGGCGCTGGGCGAGAGCAAGACCTGCGTCCTGCGGTCCAACGGAACCGTCCGCTGCTGGGGGGAGGGCTCTCGGCCCCCAGACTTCCTCGCCGGCGAGCAATTCATCGGGATCCAGGCGAGGGGCGATACACTCTGCGGCATTCTGATGTTCAATTTCTCGGTGGTTTGTTGGGGCAACGAGGAGTTCCGGCGCAACCACACCATGTACGGCAGGGTCCTGCCCGGGACCTGCACGCCGACCTCGATCTGCACCTGCGGGTTTCTGGCGGGTTCCGGCAACATGTGCCCTTCCGAAGAGGGCATCTGCCAGTCCTGCAAGTTCCAGCTCAGCTCCAATTCTTCCACCAGTCCGCAACAAGCAAGCCGTGGTAGCAAGAAGAGGATTTTATTGGTGGCGGTTCTTGGATCCGTGGGATTCGGCTTGGCGTTGTTGGCCTTGTTGAGCTTCTTGGTCTCCCTTGCTCTCAAGAAGCAGAGTAATGGCTGGCTTTACGACACCGTGCAATTGGGCCGATGGAGGCGGACTGCGGCGGCGGCACTGTCTTCGCAGATGGAGACGTTCCTCGACGGCCAGGTGGGCGGCGGGACGGTGGAAGAGTTTTCGCTACAGTTTCTCGCCAAGATCACCAACAACTTCTCGGAGGCGCACAAGATCGGGTCTGGCAGCTTCGGCGCTGTCTACCGTGCGACGCTCCCCGGCGGGCGCGACGTGGCGATCAAGCGCGCGGACGTCCCGGCGGCCGCGGCGCCGTCCACGTCGCGGCGGCACGAACAGCTTCGCCTGCGGGACGAGCATCAGCGGGAGCGCGCCTTCTACTCCGAGCTCGCTCTGTTGTCGCGCGTCAACCACAAGAACCTGCTCCGCCTGCTAGGCTTCTGCCGAGAGCGCGGGGAGCGTGtgctggtgtacgagtacatgacCAACGGCACTCTGCACGACAACCTCCACCGGCGGCCCATGACCCCGCCGTCGCCGCTGAGTTCGTGGACAGCGCGGCTGCGGCTGGCCCTCGACGCGGCGCGGGGGATCGAGTACCTGCACGCCTACGCGGTGCCGGCCATCATCCACCGCGACATCAAGTCCTCCAACATCCTGCTCGATGCGGAGTGGACGGCCAAGGTAGCCGACTTCGGGCTGTCGCTGACGAGCCCCGACGACGAGGGGAGCGTCGCCGCCGGCACGTTGGGTTACATGGACCCGGAGTACTACCGGCTGCGGCGGCTGACGGAGAAGAGCGACGTCTACAGCTTCGGGGTGGTGTTGCTGGAGCTGGTGACGGGGTGCAAGGCCATCCACCGGAGCCAGCAGGTGGCGGGGAGCGAGGAGGGGGACGAGGCGGAGGAGGCGGAGGGCAGCGCGACGCCACGGAACGTGGTGGAGATGGCGGTGCCGTACATCGAGGCGGACGACATCGCGCGGGTGATGGACAGGCGGGTGGCGCAGGCGTCGGCGGAGGAGGTGGAGGCGGTGGCGTACGTGGGGTACGTGGCGGCGGAGTGCGTGCGGGCGGAGGGGCAAGAGCGGCCGACGATGGGGGAGGTGGTGGGGGCCCTGGAGCGGGCCGTAGCGGCCTGCGGCGGCGCGTACGGCCCGGACCGGGTCGACTCCCGGTCCGAGCCGACCGGGGGACGAAGGGCGTTATCGCGTGCGCCGAGTTTTCTGTGATCTGGTCAACTACAGAGAAATGGAGTGCATATTACCACACATcacaatttattttttcttttgcttttattATTTTCTCTTGAGTTCATATCTTCACATCACAATGTTTCTTCTTACGTTGTCTCTGATTCATCTGACAAATATCACATTCTTTTTTGTATTTGTtgtatgttttctttttcttttttgtgttccTCGATCTTTTCTCCAGTGGTATTCATGAAAGTTggttgatataaatgaaatagtttaTAGCATTTATAAATGATATTAGgatttagcatatatatatatatattcatggtgGAGATGGAATCCGTCAAGTTGAAGACTCGAAGGGCGTAAATGATTGGCTGTGGGGTATTATTAGTTTACTTAGTTGGGTCTAAAGATGACATATGTTCGTCAAGACACCGAATGATTGGAGTCACTGATGATGACACGGTCGGCAAAATGGCTCAATCCCAACATCAGATTGAATTAAGTTGTGATAGAATATAACAAGTTTAATCTATTATTGGCTCAAATAGAGCGCGGTAGACGATCACATTGGGACAGACAGCACATGCTATACTAATTAACCTGTTGATGATTGCAGGTTAAGAGGGACATCGGAGCGGATGGCAGCTGCCACTGCGCATGAAACATGACCTTGAGCAGCTGTCTCCACTCGCATCATTGCGGTGCAACATGACAAAGGCCAGCGCAGGGGAGCTGAATGAAGCTGCACACCCGAACCAAGGAATCCTGTGGAGCATTCCTGGTTGATCTTACAGTTGATGTGTCAAAGCTGAAAACAAGCATCACACAGCATTAGCGACACGGTAAAACGAGCAGGATGAATCATCTACATCTCATGGATTTCAACCTGGAACCGAGTAGAGCATGCAGGAGCAGCATCCTCGGAACAAGGACAAGCAGAAGGTCCCAACTATTTGATGTTCTCCTGCTACCAATCTGGGGTTCTGGACAATAATTCATCTTTTTCTCATGAAACAAAGCTCCAGAACACCACCTGTGAAGCTCAAATCTTGAAGACGATCTTGGCTGCAGGTAGCATCAGAGACATCAGTGTTGTTAGATGACAACGACCGCGCAAAGAACgagcttgcacattgtaaaatGGCAGGACCAACCTGTGGAGGGAGGAAGCTCTAATGCGTATACATGGTGGAATATTTTTTACACAGAGTTAATATAGCCTGTAATAAATTTCAGTTCATCGATTCTGTTTGGACCCTTTGTGCCAACAAGTACTGGAAATTTGAAGTACCTGGTAAGCTCCATTAGATGAGTGAGGACTGCAACATTGGCTGTTTCAACAAAGCCAAAAGGGCACTTGGAATCCGGTGAGGACATTTCCATGAGCATCTTTTACAAAACCAGGATAACCACTGCAACCAAGTGATACATAGAAGAATGTTGTAAGGCCAATTCCTAGGGAAAAATAGAACTTCAGGTGAATTTTTCCAATGTTACTCGGTTGTATATAAATCATTA is drawn from Musa acuminata AAA Group cultivar baxijiao unplaced genomic scaffold, Cavendish_Baxijiao_AAA HiC_scaffold_1144, whole genome shotgun sequence and contains these coding sequences:
- the LOC135671630 gene encoding serine/threonine-protein kinase-like protein CCR4, producing MKWSLVSAGFEAVTAASARPFPSLPPNLTQHTTKGRFFGDYCYNYYSPTLCAPPGYDDILHHHIAMPPSNPTKSLPLFLLLVFLLLLCVSTPPSVVASSPPFSTVAVSHSSNVTLVCALVPSAVAYKYDICCTNASNRSQSRLYESPETPYAAVAAGNGFLCGLTVPADGSNATMRWWAFHENEIYEKRVYWGTPLTALASGDNHVCGLIGGAHRPRCWRWEEMRVPAGMNFSEIAVGRNFVCGRLGCGAIRCFGNDTVVVRKVPVGNFSMVAAGSRHACGVFDDGRLTCWGTGAPEVPSDPLDIVSMALGESKTCVLRSNGTVRCWGEGSRPPDFLAGEQFIGIQARGDTLCGILMFNFSVVCWGNEEFRRNHTMYGRVLPGTCTPTSICTCGFLAGSGNMCPSEEGICQSCKFQLSSNSSTSPQQASRGSKKRILLVAVLGSVGFGLALLALLSFLVSLALKKQSNGWLYDTVQLGRWRRTAAAALSSQMETFLDGQVGGGTVEEFSLQFLAKITNNFSEAHKIGSGSFGAVYRATLPGGRDVAIKRADVPAAAAPSTSRRHEQLRLRDEHQRERAFYSELALLSRVNHKNLLRLLGFCRERGERVLVYEYMTNGTLHDNLHRRPMTPPSPLSSWTARLRLALDAARGIEYLHAYAVPAIIHRDIKSSNILLDAEWTAKVADFGLSLTSPDDEGSVAAGTLGYMDPEYYRLRRLTEKSDVYSFGVVLLELVTGCKAIHRSQQVAGSEEGDEAEEAEGSATPRNVVEMAVPYIEADDIARVMDRRVAQASAEEVEAVAYVGYVAAECVRAEGQERPTMGEVVGALERAVAACGGAYGPDRVDSRSEPTGGRRALSRAPSFL